TGAGGCTGTCAGGGCTGATCTGCCATTGGTAAGTCGCAGCGCTCGGGAAGGCAGGGTAACCGGAGGCGACGTTGTTGCGCACGATGGTGGGCAACGAATAGCTCGGCTCCGATCCCATGATGTCGCCTGGGGTTGCGCCGGGGCAGATGGACACGCCTTGATAGGTGATGCTGTTGCCGAGCAGGTCGGGCGGGTTGGCCCAGACCACAAGGCCCGGCTCGTAGCGGCTCGTCGTGCTGTTCTTGGTGGTGTTGACGGCGCCTTGGGTTAGCGGGATGTTGTTGCTCTGCGCAGTGACGATGGTGTAGATGCGGCAATCGTTGAATTTGATGCCGCGCTCGCCTACGGGGTCGTAGTCGTCACTGGTGCCGCCGTAGTAGGTGCTGAATTCGAGCTGGTTCAGGTTGCTCTTCAGCTTGAAGAAAACCTTGTCGTTGCTGCCTTGATTGGTGGTCTGCAGCGGAACGTTGGGCGAGGCGCTCACCGGGAAGTTCGTACTGGCGCTGTAGCCGAAGACGTACGCATCATTGTTCAGGTCAGTATTGAGGCCCATCATGTTCACTTCATTGCCGGAGCCGCCGATGTAGGTGCCAGCGAGGAATGTCTGGTCAATCGTCATGCGGCCCACATAGAAGTCATTGTTGCCGTTGTGGCTGGTGTCGAACACCCCGTCCGTGATGTTCGAGCTGCTGAGTCCGCTGGTTACGCCGCCAAAGAAGAGCTCATCCTTGGCGGTATTGAACTCCATGCAAAGCAGGTTGGCATTCTGGCTGCTGGCGCTGGAGTAATAGCTGCTCCAAACGGTGGCAGCGGTGGTTCCGTTGAGGCGTTGGAGGAATCCGGCCGTGCTGCCGCCGCGCGTGCTCTGGCGCGGGTTCAGGGTAGGGAAGTTGGTGCTGCTGGTATTGCCGCCCACGAAGAGGTCTCCGGTTGCGGTGTTGTGGAGCATGATGCTGGCCCGGTCGGCGGAGCTGCCGCCGTAGTTCCGCATCCAGACGATGCTGCTCAGGTCCTGGTTGACGCGGAAGAGGAAGACATCGCTCCCGCCGTTGTTGGTGTTGCTGGCTCCGCTGCCGGGGTTCAGCGTGAGCAGGTTGGTGCTCGTGGTGCTCCCGCCCACGAACACATCGCCATTTGCGGCCAGGCGCACGTCGTAGTTGTCGTCGCTTCCGTTGCCACCAACGACAGCCGCCTTGATGCTGTTGCCGGCGGTGTTGATCTTCAGCACGAACACATCGATGCCGCTCTGGGCCTGCTGGTTCACGCTGCTGCCGGTGAAGGCCGTACCGCCCAGAAGCGGGAAGTTGGTGCTGCCGGTCTGGCCGGTGATGTACAGGTTGCCGTCGGGTCCCTGCTCCATCGCGTAGGGGTTGTCATCGCCGTTTCCGCCGATGTAGGTCTGCCACACCCGGGTGCCGCTGCCTCCCACCGTTGCAGGCTCGAGGTACTTGCCCACGATCATCTCCAAGCCGCCATTCGTCGTCTCATCGAACGCGCCGGGCGTGATCTGGTCGGTGGTCCCGGTCACTCGGGCGACCACATAGATGGCGCCGTCGCTCGGGTCCACCCAGATGCAGTGGCCGTGGTTGTCGCTGCTGCTGTTGGTATTGATCCATGTGGCCCATCGCATGGCAATGGGGTCGATCACCAAGGGTTGGGTGCGATCGTAGGCGCCCAAGGTGAATCGCAGGACATTGCCGTCCACCTTGTAGGCGGCGTCGATGCGGGTCTCGCGGCCGTTGCTCCGTTGGTACACGTATGGAGCGGGATGGGCCATTTCGCCCAGGATCGTCTCGATGACCAGTTCGCCATCATCGTTCACATGCATGCGCTCGATGCCCTCGTGGGCGATGGCGACATTACCGGGGTCGCCGCCCGGCTTCACGATCAGGTCATACTCCAACGAGCCGTCCTCAGCCGGATAGTAGCGCGCATCGATGCCACGATAGATGCCCGTGTACCAGACCTCCTGGAAACTGGAGGCATCCAAGGCGCTGCGCTCGCCCACGAAGTAATTGGTCAGTTCGGGGTGCCGATCACGTGCTTCGATCCGCATGGCATCCGATGCGCCGATGAAGCGATGCCGCCAGGAGTGGCCGCGCTTGCGCCATTGCAGCTCGCGCATCGGTCGGCCTTGGGCCATTTCCTCCTCGATGCGGAATCCTTCAGCGATGCGCTTCTCCACTTCCACCGGGTCGAAGGCGGTGACCACCATGCCTTGCGCGGTGGCCACGGCTTGGCCAAGCGGGAAATCGGCGCGGTAAAGGACCTGAGCTCCGAACTGCCCTCCGTTCTCCATGAAGGTGATGCGCTGATCGTGCCGGTTCAGCAGGGCATCAATGTCCACGTGCTCGTGGCCGTGGTCGTGGCCGGTGTGCGGTGCACGGGGTTTCACCGGATCGATCCGGTGCTGTGCCGCTGCATGCCAGCCTGTGGCAAGCAGCAAGAGCAGCGCGATCAGCCGCGCGATCTCTTTCGTGAAGGGGTTTCGGTGCTTCATCGGGGTTCGAGGTGTAGGGGTTTGCTCATGAGGTGCGGAAGGCCAATGGCCCTCCAGTGGAGTCGTTGTTGGCCTGCTTCCTTGATAGGGCCCTAGGCCCAGGTCGGGATCGAGCCAGAGCACCTCAGGATTGGGCGCCGGCAAGGCTGCTTGAGTGGATCGCATGGTCTTGCTCAGTTGACTGAACAAGCGTCCAAAGGCAGGGTCTGAAGAGCGATCCGGTCGAGAAAGAGTGGCGCGAACGTATCAGGATTGATAGACGAATGTCAAGTGTTCGTCGAAGATTAGACCCTGTTCGTGCGGTAAATAGCGCATTGTAGAGGCCGTTTGAATGGCCTTTCGCTCGATGAACTGGCCCCTCGGCTCAGTTCCGTGATTGCCAGGGTAACCGGCCTATCCGCGATTCGGCGTGGGCACCACAAGAACGGGTGCCGTGCATTCACGGAGCACTTGTTCGCTCACGCTGCCAACGAAGGCGCGGTAGAGAGCGCTGTGCCCATGGGAACCCACCACCACCATGTCGCTCTTCAACCTTTCGACCTCGGCGAGAATGGTCTCTGCTGTTGGGCCTTGCAACAGCAACGCCTCGGAATCAATGCCTTTTTCGCGGGCTTCCGCAGCCATCCCTTGCAGGTCGATGTGCTCTTGCCGCAGCTGTTCAGCCCGATGATCCCGGATGTATTGCGGACCTGTCTTGAAGCCGATGAAATCGGGGTCTGGCGCGGCCACATGGATGAGCCACAGCTTGGCGTTGTGGTGTTTCGCAAACTCACATGACAATGCAAGCAGGCTCGGGGTCACTGCTGAAAAGTCGACGGCTGCAAGGATGCTCTTCATGGCTTTCGGCTTTGCGGTGAAGGTACTGGACGACCATGGATAATGATGGACATTCGTCATGCGCGCAACCGCAGATGTGAGCGGTCAATGGAAATATGGGCCTAAAGGTGCACTGGGTCATCTGGAAGCCGAGCCATGAAATAGCTTACCGTCCATTCCGATCCCAATGAGCGATTCCCAGAAATGCCCTGAATGCACATCCTTATCTATCCAACATGCAACTCGAGATGTGCGTCGCGTGCGGGCAAGAATGGAACCCGGAGGATCGATTGCTGCGAGCGGGGGACCTGTTGTGAAGGATGCCAATTGAAAAGTTCTTCAGGATGGCGATGATGTGCTGATGATCAAGGACATGGCTGTGAAAGGGGCACCGAAGGCCTTGAAGGCGGGCACCAAGGTGCGGAACATCGAATTGGTTGACTGCGAGCACCACATCGATTGCCGGATTGAAGGATTCGGCGCGATGGTCCTGAAGAGCAGGTATTTGCGCAAGGCCTGAGGTTGGTGGTTTGCGGCTAATCCTGATTGAGCATTCGTCCACAAAGGGCGGGAACCACGGATTGCACGCGCGATCAAGTCTCGTAATCCTACGAACAATGCGCAGGGAGGAACTTGCGTTAATTCCATGTTAATCTTCGGTGAACTTGATGCTACCTTTGTGCGTATAAGACGGCAAAGAACCGGAAGACCATGCGTGGGATTGCTTTCTTCTTCGTTTTCATGATCATGGGTGGGTCGTTGTCCGCGCAACGTGCGGAGTTGCTTGTTCAAGAGCGCTATCCTGATGGTACGCTCCGGGCAACGCGTTATCGCGAGGGTGATCGGGTCCGTTTCATCACCTATCATGAAAATGGCCGTGTGAAGGAGATGGGCGGCTTCCGCGATGGTCGCCGCGATGGTGAATGGAAGCAGTTCAGCGATACCGGTGCGGTGCTGGCGCATGCGAGCTTCCGCAATGGCCTGCGGCAGGGCGTTTGGGAGTTCCGCAGCCATAGGAACAGCGTGGTCTGCCGGCTGGTTTACAGCGAAGGCGTGATACAGCGCGGCGAGCAATATGATGAGCGAGGCGAATTGGTCGCCATGCGCGACTATTGACCTTGCTGCACTCGATTCAGGAAGGCGCTCATCCGGGCGCCTTCATCTTTGCTGATCAACGGTCCAGGAAGTCCTTCGCGCCGGGGTAGCTGAAGACCTTGTAGGCGAGCACCAGGACAGAGATGGTCTGCATGAGTGAAGCCCCAGCGAGCAGGGCATCAGCATAGGGCCAATGCATGATCTTGATCGTTGCGCCCATGATGGTGAGGGCGAGACCGAAGAGAAAGAGCACGATGGCTCCGCGCGCGGTCATGCCTTCCGGAACAGGTCATCCGCGTCCTCAAAGGCCTTGAACTCGATCGCGTGCCCATCCGGGTCCTCGATGAACATGCTGCGCTGCTCACCCACCTCGCCTTTCATCACCAAGCGCGGCTCAATGAAGAAGGGATGGCCGACCTTCTTGAGCTTGTCTCGGAGCTTCTTCCAGTCACTCATGGAAAGCACGATGCCCCAATGGTCGCTGGGCACATTGGATTCCGGGTTGTAGATGCGCGCAGTCCTGTACGTCACGGGCACTTCCTGGATAGTGAGTTGGTGGCCGAAGAAGTCGAAATCGACCCAGGTCTTGGCGCTCCGGCCTTCCTTGAGGCCGAGGAATTTCCCGTAGAAAGCCTTCATGCGCTTGAGGTCCGTGGTGGCGATGGCGATATGGAAAGTGCCGTTCATGGTGCAGGTGTTGCGCCGAAAGTAAACAGGCCCCGGAGTTATCCGGGGCCTGTTTCAGAAGCAAGGTTCAGCGGGGATCAGTCCTCGTCATCGTCCTTGTCATCATCATCCCCGGCGTCCTCCTCATCGTCCTCGTCGTCATCGGCATCATCATCATCATCATCATCATCCGCATCGTCGGCGTCGTCGATGCCATCGCCTTCGTCTTCTGCCTCGCCCTCGATCCCATCCTCCGCATCAAGGTCTTCATCACCGGCTGCGGCAGGCTCGTTGTCCTGATCCAGGAACTCTTCGATCTCAGCGCGGCTCTCCGCGTTGATCTTGATCAGGTAAAGGGCTTCGGGTGTACTCAGCTCGATAACCCGCAGCATCTCGCCTTTGGCGGTAGGGATGGTCTTGATGTGCGAGGTGTCGATCCCGTCAGGATATTGTTCCTGCAGGGTCTCCTTGAGCGCATCGGTCAAGGTGTTGAAGGAGCGAATCAGGCGCTGCATGGTGGTTCACATGTCGAGGACGTAGGCGAAGATGAGGGGCGCCACAATAGTAGCATCACTCTCGATGATGTGCTTCGGGGTGTCGGTATCGAGTTTCCCCCAGGTGATCTTCTCGTTGGGCACGGCGCCGCTATAGCTGCCGTAGCTGGTGGTGCTGTCGCTGATCTGGCAGAAGTAGCTCCAGAAGGGGATGTGATCACGCTGGAGGTCCTGGTGCAGCATGGGCACCACGCAGATAGGGAAGTCTCCGGCGATACCCCCGCCGATCTGGAAGAAGCCGATGCCGTCCGTGCCGCAATTGCTCGTGTACCATTCGGCCAGGAACATCATGTACTCGATGCCGCTCTTCATCATCTGCGGCTTGCAATCACCGGTCATGCAATGGCCGGCGAAGATGTTGCCAAGGGTGCTGTCCTCCCAACCGGGGCATATGATAGGCAGGTTGCGCTCGGCAGCCGCCACCATCCAGCTGTCCTTCGGGTCAATCTGGTAGTACTGCTGCAGCACGCCGCTCCTGATCATGGCGTAGAAGTACTCGTGCGGGAATCGGCGGTTGCCGCTCTTATCGTCGGCTGTCCAGAGGTCGAGCACGTGCTTCTCCAAGCGGCGAAAGGCCTCGTGCTCAGGGATGCAGGTATCCGTGACGCGATTCATGCCGCGGTCCAGCAATGCGCGCTCCTGCTCCGGGGTGAGGTCGCGGTAATTCGGGATGCGCTCGTAATGGTCGTGCGCCACCAGGTTCATCACATCCTCTTCGAGGTTCGCGCCGGTGCAGCTGATGATATCGACCTTGCCCTGCCGGATCATCTCCGCCAGGATCTTGCCAAGCTCACCGGTGCTCATCGCCCCGGCCAGCGTGATCATCATCTTCCTCCCTCGGCCCAAATGCTCCTTGTAGCCCTTCGCGGCATCCACGAGCGCGGCGGCGTTGAAGTGCAGGAAGTGCTTCTCGATGAACGCCGAAACGGGCCGAGCTCCCGTTGCAGTGCTGGCAGCTTGGGTGGGCGAGGGCTTGGCAACAGGTTGTGTTTGCATGGCGGAAGTAGGCGATGAGGCGGGGCCGAAGATAAAAGCGCGATCGCTCGGCAGTGGCCAGCACCGCGCCGGACGCTCGCGGCGCCGTTAGCTTCGCCGCATGGCCTTCCACCTCGCCCGACTGCATGTGATCAACTTCCGCAATCACCGCGAAGCGGAAGCCGATCTGTGCGCTGAGGTGAATTGCTTCACCGGACCCAATGGCGTGGGCAAGACCAACCTGCTTGATGCGGTCCATTACCTCGCGCTCGGCAAAGGATACCTCGAGGCGCAGGACCAGCATAACGTGCGGCACGGTGAGGAGCTTTTCGTGGTTCAGGGCGTGATGCGCGGTGATGATGGCGATGATGCCGTGCTCTGCAGCGTGCGACGCGGCATGCGCAAGGTGCTCAGCCGCAACCGCAAGGAATACGACCGCCTGGCCGATCACGTGGGCCGCTACCCCGTGGTGATGATCACGCCGTACGACGGCCAGCTCATCCTCGATGGCAGCGAGGTGCGGCGCCGCTTCATCGATGGCCTGATCGCGCAATTCGATAAGCCCTTCCTCGATGCGCTGATCCGATACAACCGCGCACTCTCGCAGCGCAACGCATTGCTGAAGCAGGCAGCTGAACATGGCGGGGTGCAGCCATCGGCGCTGGAGCCGTGGGATGAGCAGCTCTGCGTGCTCGCCTCGGCTGTGCATGCCGCGCGCAGCGCCTTCATCCATGACCTGGCACCGCTGCTGCTGGAGCATTATGCCGCCATCAGCTCAGGGCCTGAGCAAGTGGCGCTGGAATACCGTTCACCGCTCAATGGCGCATCGATGCGCGACCTGCTTGCCGGGAGCTGGGAACGCGACCTCGCCGCGCAGCACACCACGTCGGGCGTCCACAAGGACGATCTGCTCTTCACCCTAGACGGGCAGCCCTTGAAGCGCTTCGGATCGCAGGGCCAGCAGAAGACCTACCTCATAGCGCTGAAGCTCGCGCAGTTCGAGCTCACCACGCAGCGCGCCGGCCAGCGCCCCATCCTGCTGCTCGACGACATCTTCGATAAGATCGACCCGCAGCGCATGCGCCACCTGCTGCAGCTGCTCAGCGATCACCGCTTCGGGCAAGTGCTCATCACCGACACCGATCCGAAGCGCCTCCATGCCGCGCTCGATGGCCTCGACCTTGAGACGCGCTTCTTCCACCTCACCCATGAAGGCATCACCCGTGAAGCGCCGCAACGAGCAATCGCTGGCTGAGGCCATCGGTCACCTGGTCGATGGCGCTGGCATGCGCGAGCGCCTCGACGAGGCCGCCATCGCCGAAGCATGGCCCGAAGTGGCGGGTGCCATGGTGGCGCGCCATACCACCGCGCTCCGCTTGCGCAGCACCGTCCTGCGGATAAGCGTGGACAGTGCACCGCTGCGGCAAGAGCTCAATTACCTGCGCGCCGAAATCCTTGCGCGGATCAATGAACGGGCCGGGCGCCAAGTGGTGAAAGAGGTGGTGGTGCAGTGATGGCAGAGGACCGGCCGGCATGAGCTGAGACCAAAGGGGGGTGATTTCGCTCTAGGCTGCGGCAGTGGTGATATTCCCGTCAGCTCACGCCTCGCACTCAATCCGCAACGGCAATCCTTACTGCAATTCGAGTTCATTGAAGACCTTCAGCGCAGGGACCTGGCCTCTCCGATTCCCGATTCCATTCGCTCGTTGTTCCGGATCCTTCACGCTCTTAGCTCCAGTTGCAGAACTTCGCGAACGCTTAACCGGCTCCCATGCCCGATCTCGACATCATTGATTCCGTGTATCAGCAGCTCTTGGATGCACTGGGCCCCGAAGGCCTCTCGCGTTCCGACGAGGCACGCCGATCTTATGGTCACGATGAGACCGAGGACCTCAGCTTTCCGCCCTCGGCCGTGGCAAGGCCCGCTAGCACCGGGCAAGTGAGCGCCGTGGTGCGCATCTGTGCGGAGCATCATATCCCCATCACGCCCATCGGTGGTCGGACTGGCCTTAGTGGTGGCGCGCTGAGCGTGCATGGTGGCGTGGGCCTCGCACTCGACCGCATGGATGCCATTGAGCACATCGATGAGCGAAACCTGCAAGTGACGGTGCAGCCGGGCGTGATCACGCAGGTGCTGCAAGAGACCGTGGCCGCGAAGGGCCTGTATTATCCGCCGGACCCCAGCAGCCGCGGCAGTTGCACCATAGGCGGCAACATCGCAGAGAACGCCGGCGGGCCAAGAGCCGTGAAGTATGGCGTCACGCGCGACTTCGTGCTCAATCTGGAAGTGGTGCTGCCCAATGGCGAGGTGATCTGGACTGGTGCCAATACGCTGAAGAACGCCACGGGCTACGACCTCACGCGCTTGCTCGTGGGCAGCGAGGGCACCTTGGGCATCGTGACCAAGGCCGTGCTGCGCCTTGTGCCCTTGCCGAAGGAGGACCGGCTCATGCTCGTGCCCTTCGCCAGCGCGGAGAAGGCATGTGAGGCGGTGAGCGCCACGTTCAGAGCTGGCGTCACGCCCAGCGCCATGGAGTTCATCGAGCGTGACGCCATCGTGTGGACGATGCAGCACACCGAGGGACTGCCCGCGCAGCTCTCATCGGAACCCGGTGCCTACCTCCTCATCGAGGTCGATGGCGATCATGCCGATGCGATCATGCGCTGCTGCGAGACGATCGTCACGGTGATGGAGGCGCATGAAGCGGGAGAAGTGCTCTTCGCAGAGGGCTCAGCCGAGAAGGATGCGCTTTGGCGCATGCGGCGCAGCGTGCCGGTGAGCGTGAAGGCCCATAGCGTGTACAAGGAAGAGGATACCGTGGTGCCGCGTTACGAACTGCCGCGTTTGCTGAAGGGCGTGAAGGGGATCGGCGCGCGCTACGGCTTCAGCAGCGTGTGTTACGGCCACGCCGGCGATGGCAACCTTCACGTGAACATCATCAAGGGCGACCTTTCCGATGCTTTCTGGGAACACGAATTGCCGAAAGCCATCCGCGAGATCTTCGCCCTGACCGTTTCGCTGGGCGGCACGCTCAGCGGCGAGCACGGCATCGGCTTGGTTCAACGGCCCTACATGGACATCGCCTTCAATGCTGAACAGCTCAATGTGATGCGCGCAATCAAGCAAGCCTTCGACCCGCAGGGCAT
The DNA window shown above is from Flavobacteriales bacterium and carries:
- a CDS encoding universal stress protein, with the translated sequence MKSILAAVDFSAVTPSLLALSCEFAKHHNAKLWLIHVAAPDPDFIGFKTGPQYIRDHRAEQLRQEHIDLQGMAAEAREKGIDSEALLLQGPTAETILAEVERLKSDMVVVGSHGHSALYRAFVGSVSEQVLRECTAPVLVVPTPNRG
- a CDS encoding VOC family protein — protein: MNGTFHIAIATTDLKRMKAFYGKFLGLKEGRSAKTWVDFDFFGHQLTIQEVPVTYRTARIYNPESNVPSDHWGIVLSMSDWKKLRDKLKKVGHPFFIEPRLVMKGEVGEQRSMFIEDPDGHAIEFKAFEDADDLFRKA
- a CDS encoding deoxyhypusine synthase family protein, with amino-acid sequence MQTQPVAKPSPTQAASTATGARPVSAFIEKHFLHFNAAALVDAAKGYKEHLGRGRKMMITLAGAMSTGELGKILAEMIRQGKVDIISCTGANLEEDVMNLVAHDHYERIPNYRDLTPEQERALLDRGMNRVTDTCIPEHEAFRRLEKHVLDLWTADDKSGNRRFPHEYFYAMIRSGVLQQYYQIDPKDSWMVAAAERNLPIICPGWEDSTLGNIFAGHCMTGDCKPQMMKSGIEYMMFLAEWYTSNCGTDGIGFFQIGGGIAGDFPICVVPMLHQDLQRDHIPFWSYFCQISDSTTSYGSYSGAVPNEKITWGKLDTDTPKHIIESDATIVAPLIFAYVLDM
- a CDS encoding DNA replication/repair protein RecF, producing MAFHLARLHVINFRNHREAEADLCAEVNCFTGPNGVGKTNLLDAVHYLALGKGYLEAQDQHNVRHGEELFVVQGVMRGDDGDDAVLCSVRRGMRKVLSRNRKEYDRLADHVGRYPVVMITPYDGQLILDGSEVRRRFIDGLIAQFDKPFLDALIRYNRALSQRNALLKQAAEHGGVQPSALEPWDEQLCVLASAVHAARSAFIHDLAPLLLEHYAAISSGPEQVALEYRSPLNGASMRDLLAGSWERDLAAQHTTSGVHKDDLLFTLDGQPLKRFGSQGQQKTYLIALKLAQFELTTQRAGQRPILLLDDIFDKIDPQRMRHLLQLLSDHRFGQVLITDTDPKRLHAALDGLDLETRFFHLTHEGITREAPQRAIAG
- a CDS encoding DUF721 domain-containing protein, whose translation is MKASPVKRRNEQSLAEAIGHLVDGAGMRERLDEAAIAEAWPEVAGAMVARHTTALRLRSTVLRISVDSAPLRQELNYLRAEILARINERAGRQVVKEVVVQ
- a CDS encoding FAD-binding protein, with the protein product MPDLDIIDSVYQQLLDALGPEGLSRSDEARRSYGHDETEDLSFPPSAVARPASTGQVSAVVRICAEHHIPITPIGGRTGLSGGALSVHGGVGLALDRMDAIEHIDERNLQVTVQPGVITQVLQETVAAKGLYYPPDPSSRGSCTIGGNIAENAGGPRAVKYGVTRDFVLNLEVVLPNGEVIWTGANTLKNATGYDLTRLLVGSEGTLGIVTKAVLRLVPLPKEDRLMLVPFASAEKACEAVSATFRAGVTPSAMEFIERDAIVWTMQHTEGLPAQLSSEPGAYLLIEVDGDHADAIMRCCETIVTVMEAHEAGEVLFAEGSAEKDALWRMRRSVPVSVKAHSVYKEEDTVVPRYELPRLLKGVKGIGARYGFSSVCYGHAGDGNLHVNIIKGDLSDAFWEHELPKAIREIFALTVSLGGTLSGEHGIGLVQRPYMDIAFNAEQLNVMRAIKQAFDPQGIMNPGKVLP